Genomic DNA from Salvia miltiorrhiza cultivar Shanhuang (shh) chromosome 1, IMPLAD_Smil_shh, whole genome shotgun sequence:
tttaacaattttcttaaaacccgtgccgagtcccaaatgggactctttttcatggacggagggagtaacttttttatttttattaaaaaataaataaaaaataaaaaatgcaaaaaaaattacaaaaaaataactacaatatagagaatacaataaaataactaaatcctatttttattttaaaaaataaattaaataaattcaatttttctCTATTAAATTAGaatgtgggtggccacaatgtggctgcatagatttattgaatttttaaataCTTTGCACTTTTCGAGGTAATATTCGAAAGATGGTAGCACACAAATTACGATTGGGGAGACTTGTAACTTGtatgttaaataatttattacaattataacataattatacacATTCTTATTCCTAATCCATACAGATCTCATCACATTACATTTAATTATtctgaaatactccctccgtcccatgaagcgtgactcatttcttttcggcacgggaattaagaaattggtattttgtgtgttaagtgtggtaggtgaaaaagtgaaaaggtgaataaagagtaattttttgctatttttagaaataggtcaagcttcgtgggacaacccaaaaaggaaagtaggtcacgcttcgcgggacggagggagtaacaagtTACGATTAAAGTCATATTGCTTCCACCAACTATCTTTAGTCGCTACCGaactataattaataaatataaatatcataatTAAGTAGTAATTATACTACCATTTATCTTCTAACTAACAACTACTACTTCATATTTTCCGTCAAAAAACAACTACTTTATATTCCAATATTTGAATATGCACCCAAAATGTTCtctctattcaagacttctttCATGCTAAACAATGAGTTCAACTGTAACTTGccaagatagagagagagatgaaaaaagatagcttagagagagagagagagagagtttgttTTAGTTCAAGATCCAAATGCGTGTAGGATTTGATGTATTAGGCAGAGAATAAAGAAAGCCCACATTGTGTAGGAGTAGCAGAGGAAAAAACCTCTAAGCCACAAAGCCAAGGATGAATTGCCCAGCCGGTCCAGTCGGGATCGGCGCCTCACCGGACGATGGAAGCATAACAGCGGTTCCCATTGTACACCATCCCACCACTGTGCGACGCCATGCTTGTAAACCTGCCATCGGACTGCTGCAAGATAGCGTCACCACCACCCGAAACCCTCGTCCCATCGCCACCACCTTCCCCATAACCGAAATGAAACGCGTCCACACCACCAGCACTGGCCGCCGCAAGAGCCTCCGACTGCTGCTTCTTGGTGCTCAGAAACCGGCCCCCACTCCCCCTCACTCTATTCAGCGCATGCTGATGACGAGACTCGTGCAGATACGGCTGCATTCATCATATATATAACATGCATCTTCACTTCATCAACATTCACAATTTCTGATTCAAAATCAATCATGATCACAACTTACTTTCCGAGTTTTCACAAGTTTGTTTTGTGCCTCCAGCTTAGCTCGAGTCTGTCTCCTCCTAAGTATACCATGATATTGTTTTGCATTCACGTATATGGGGCCGTCCTCGGGAAGATCCACGGGCAGCGGCACACGCCCGGATGCGGCGGCCATCATCTGCGGTTGTATCTGAACAAGACAACACATTAAGATGAAACATGATATGCATAGTGATATGTAGCTACTGCTACTACTCACGATGTTATGAGGGCCGTAGGGCGTAAACAATCCGGTGAAGTAGGGGTCTGCGTAGGCATACGGGAGCTGCACCTGATGTGGGAATTTTTCCGACCAAATCATATCTGATTCAACCAACAAACATCAACATTATCATTAGTGGTATTGAGACAACGACAACTTACAATCGGTTGGGTAATCTCAGCATGTGACACGTTGATGGAGAGCTCGGGATTGCACAGGAACAAGCCCCCCTTCATATGTTGCCCATGCTTACCATAGCTTTCATCATGTACTGCACCAACAATGTTATTATTATCTGTTGCATCTCGAAAATTAGGACAAGCAGCTAACTAATGCTGGATCAAAATCAATACCGGAGTCAGATGAAGCGCATTGATCTTGAGAACCAGCCTTTCCCATGGCGGTGAATTCCTTGTGAGAAAGGCTCGTTGATTCAGTCGAGGAAGAGTGTTGATCTTGTAGTTGAAAGTCAATGTACTTCACTTCCTGGCCTCGTTGAGGAGGACAGTCCACTTCAAAATTGAGATTTTTGGATATTGTTTGGGAGAAATGCTGCTCGTGCATATTCTGCACAACAAAAACAATCAAGATGAGGAGGCGTCGGAGATGTTGCTCGTTCAATGCATTTTGTTGAAGAAGTTTCGAAGTCATACAGCCATTAGTTTAGGAATGTAGCTGAAGCCAGATGCATAACCAAAGACCTTTAAGGGCTCATTTTTAGCTGCTTGGGGAAAAACACAAAATGAGTAATCTTAATCATACAATAACACCAATTCAATATTTATTGAGTTTATAAGACTGAACATGAAGCAGAAAAGAAGTTACATAAGTTCTTAAGACACATAACTCCTGTAGACGTTGCATATGAACACCAATGATATCGAAGAACTTGGCACATACCCGAGATTAGTGCGTATGAAGTAAAAGAAATAACTTACGTACAACGAAGCCACGACTAACACTCTTAgtgaaaagaaaggaaaaaaaggaaaatcttTATACAATTTCTGAACCTGAATACATatgtaagaaaacaaaaattcacACACAAAAATACACATAAACATATATTTACAAACAGATAACACTTATATTGTGAGAGTTTCCATTCTCTTATTTTATATACTTATtggaaataaattggaaatGGAGTGTGCTTTTTTACATCTTTTGTTTCATTCAATTATCTTTTCCCCTtctctttatttttgtttattcttAATTCATTTGGTCTCTCCCAAGGACCCAATAAAGAAATCTCAAAAAGACTACGAATATGGCCTcttagaatttaattatttgtgAATTCCAACTTAAATAGAAAGCTAAACTTCAAATATTAAAGGTAAGAATTCCATCAGCACTTTCATTCTTTCGCGTTCTACCAGGTGGGAGAATTTATCCTCTAACACAATGAGGATGATATATAAAGAAAGAATCACGCACGCACACACAGAAAAATGAAAAGCCCAAACTAGGACTGAACTCcaaaaaatttaagaaataaGATAGAAATCGAACAAAACTCTGCATCGGAAACAACTCAGCATGATATGGTGTGTTCCGAGCAGGAAACTAAACTCGATCCTATATAATCAGAGAGAGGTTCGCCTATGACCACTGCTATGACAAGATTTACAAGTGACATATTGAACTACAATGCATAATGTATAGCCCCCACCATAGGCAAAGAACTCTATTTCTACACTAAAGCAAGCACCATAACTAAATCCTCAACAATGTCCATCTCAAATCgaacaaattttaaaaacaacATTGTATTTAATGGATTAAGGACAGAAGTTGGTGATCTTTCAATATGCAATGATAACATGCAATTAATGGAATTTATCACCTAACAACAACGGATTACCAACTAAGACTCGTGTAGCATACGAATGATTTCATAAATGGAGATAGAGGGAATGAATCAAGACCATCAACACCAAAACAAATCAAGAAACCATGAAAACCCAAAACTAAGAGCAATTAACTAAACATAAGAAACCTAACCTCCACCTTAAATTCCatagaaagagaaagaaaggtATGGTTAAAATTAGAAAAGAATATAATACTATAGTATATGATATAGAAAACATGTTCCCAAACATAGTACTAAAAACGAACAAACAAaccaaaaacacaaaatatCCATCCCAAAATGTCCCAAAACAAGTAGTGCCAATATGAGGAAATGAATGTcctcctctatcacttcgaTTTGGATATGCGTTTCAAGAATTGTATCAATTCACTGCTTCAATTGGATATCAGAAGTTTAAGCCTAAAACAATCTCAGATGGGAATTTTGTCATGTATATCgaaatccaaaaaaataaaaatttgaagtAGGAAACATGGAAAGTTAATACTAATAACTTTACTAAAATCTAAATCCAGCTACAGTAGCAACACCAGCAACCATTCGAACCTCAGGCTCCACATGCATCAaacatacaaaattaaaaaagaaaaaaaaaaaaaaccccacCTATTTGGCATATCTAGATCAGTCATACAACTGAAGATGAATCAAACACAAAACCTCAATAAAGACAGCAATTTTTTTGACaagaagagaagaaaaataaaacaaaagcctTTATAATATCCACATATGCAacacaagagagagagagagagagatcctcTGCTGTGGATCGAAACACGGCACGAGCTGCTGTGCACGAGACGGCACGGTACAAGCGAAAAAGGAGCGTTCTTCAACAAAATCAATCGAAAAGACAAAAAGTTAGAAAACAACTTTAAATCATACAGAACCCTGGGGGGAGATGGGGGCTTGTTCTTCATTTTGGTGATTGACACCCAGCTAGGCGAGTTggtgcagaaaaaaaaaattcaaatggcTTGGTCTCTTATATATTGGAGTTTTATTTTGAAAGGAAGTAAAAATAGCGGCGGCAACTGAGATTTTAGTGCGGCGTCGTCATCACTCTTGGGGAAGATGTTTAGGAGAGTTAAGTAGAACGCTGCGTCTCCGTTTCATGCACAGCAGTGTTTGAATCCACAGCAGAGGATCCGATTTAGTATAgtgaaagggagagagagagagaggggaagaCCTTTAGGATCTGGTGCCAATACTTGGAGGAACAATGAACACAACTGTTGGGATGAAATTGGGCATGTTTCCCTTCCCTTAATACTCTACTGTTTCCCTCACAAGATTCTCTCTGGATTCTTGTTTTACAAACCatgtaaaacaaaaaataagaagaagtcAATGTTTCGAAAACCGTGTAATTAGGGTATTTAATTTAACCATTGTATGGTCCatttgagtaaaaataaatgtatttttaaatactaattattattaaatatatggATGACACGTGTCATCATCCTAAAATCCTCATGCATTGCATGTCATTCATGGTGGACTCACCCCTAATAGAGTATTATTATACTAatattatcaaatatatatatacttatactACTACAATACAAGTAACAATAGGGACGCACGCTACCACCCACCAGCACCATTGATGGCATCATTTCATATGACCTACTCTTTTTGTTTTGTAGTAGTTAATGTCTTTATATGTGGGAGTGGGCCCCCCATTGTTTCTTGTAGGCTTCCTTGTGTTTGTGAATCAGTTCCCATCAACTCTCCACAACCCACCTTCAATTCAAAACTTCACACTTGTTTCTTTCTCGATTGTTCTTGCAACATACCATACGagtattatttcttttttggaatGGATATACTATATCTATAACTATTTCAAATCTATAAACATGAATTGAAGACATGTTGACTGTTCTGTTCCTACAATATTCTATaaagtataaattttaaaatttcttcttcaaacACGTTGACTCATTTTAATGCTCGAATCTCTCCCAACCTTTAATAATTTCAAGTTTAAACatttatcaattttatcataagatactttatttttattttactactCCCCCGTCCCATGAAATATGACCCATTTCTTTtcagcacgggaattaagaaattgatattttgtgtgttaaatgtaGTAGgtgaaaaaagtgaaaaggtaaataaagaattatttttttgtcatttttagaaacaagTTAAGCTTCCTGGgacaaaactaaaaagaaaactgtgttatgcttcgtgggacggagggaatataagaTAAATCTCTAAAAAGAAAGATAAACCAGTTTATCACTAGTAAATCCCAATCGAACAATACTCATATTCTTCACTATTTAATAATTACAAAttcattttatggaaaaaaaaatacaaattcgtAATTTATTAGGGGTAATCTTTAACcaaataaatttcattaatttgTGTGCACAAGGCTAGAATAAATGTTAGTTTAGTTTTAGCGTAAAAATGTTAGTTTTGTTACTTTCTTGATGCTGTTATTacttacatttttttattaactatAACTTCATAATTTATTAGTATAATCTTCTTAATTTACGTGCATAAGATTAAAATAACATacaagataataataataataataataataataataataataataataataataataataataataataataataataataactttatCAAAAAAAACAACGCAACTGAAATTGGAATACGAGTAAACTTGAGTAACAAGACTTTAATTAAAGGGGTTATGGTTTTAAAACAAAAGGAACACGACGAACTTCGAAAAAAAGGAACTTGAGTTAGTCTTgggtgtaataccccgtttcctcgagctaagtttagaataattttgaacttagatttaagatgattcacgccggataaagaaaatgaatttattttaattccaacaaaaatgatttacaaaagtatttgtaaatttagttattaagttTTGTAAATTCACGCCGGTTAATTGCgtgtaatatcacgaactttgtttaaaatccattttccccatgaactttaaaaattcCACAGATTATCAAATACTTTCAAAACTGTTCAAACTCCCCATACCAACTTTTATGATAATTACAAGCCTACCCtatattcatataaaattataaaaagaccCCCACATCTATtcaatatttttacaaaataataaa
This window encodes:
- the LOC130987099 gene encoding nuclear transcription factor Y subunit A-3-like isoform X1 translates to MANMHEQHFSQTISKNLNFEVDCPPQRGQEVKYIDFQLQDQHSSSTESTSLSHKEFTAMGKAGSQDQCASSDSVHDESYGKHGQHMKGGLFLCNPELSINVSHAEITQPIVQLPYAYADPYFTGLFTPYGPHNIIQPQMMAAASGRVPLPVDLPEDGPIYVNAKQYHGILRRRQTRAKLEAQNKLVKTRKPYLHESRHQHALNRVRGSGGRFLSTKKQQSEALAAASAGGVDAFHFGYGEGGGDGTRVSGGGDAILQQSDGRFTSMASHSGGMVYNGNRCYASIVR
- the LOC130987099 gene encoding nuclear transcription factor Y subunit A-3-like isoform X2, with the protein product MHEQHFSQTISKNLNFEVDCPPQRGQEVKYIDFQLQDQHSSSTESTSLSHKEFTAMGKAGSQDQCASSDSVHDESYGKHGQHMKGGLFLCNPELSINVSHAEITQPIVQLPYAYADPYFTGLFTPYGPHNIIQPQMMAAASGRVPLPVDLPEDGPIYVNAKQYHGILRRRQTRAKLEAQNKLVKTRKPYLHESRHQHALNRVRGSGGRFLSTKKQQSEALAAASAGGVDAFHFGYGEGGGDGTRVSGGGDAILQQSDGRFTSMASHSGGMVYNGNRCYASIVR